A genomic region of Cryptococcus gattii WM276 chromosome F, complete sequence contains the following coding sequences:
- a CDS encoding ribosomal large subunit assembly and maintenance-related protein, putative (Similar to TIGR gene model, INSD accession AAW44098.1): MAPQELILSAPSSASTAAIHLHDLLTSSSVHAFKPCTTAPYSLAHVHTYNSQGGAVFAVQEDKALLHVWAWQKDQMHLKLHLPEKMTCFTVSPNGYWAAAGSPNGHIYLWELSSGLLVSSHTAHYRALTSLTFTPDSRLLISTSLDSSVHVYLVSQLIDPEDPSKAGKPYGTLKDHNLAVRCVGLGRVAGSEGGRLWTASDDGTVKMWSLHPPFDLLCTFVLPASCIPTTLAVDPSERFLYVGNTQGDVYHIPLFRKRNVVGGNSAAHAAAAHELEPQQDEWEAVGGGGAISAPIRTTGAVISVNNNNNNDAKKGASANAVTSLALSLSSTHLLVGTSAGNIQIHSLPSHQHLRTLSPHAGPVTHLSTLLRPADLVGSVGAKSDEIPIMEIKPLERLKGRAPREYHEPTIHLRPPSSTSASLLTDLKPRRASPAKLGGGGGHLVVDSSGGADDQMAQLLAENKRLKAAFDRAEKINEKLWNKVMDVKLGTNEQS, translated from the exons ATGGCTCCCCAAGAACTCATCCTCTCAGCCCCGTCCTCGGCTTCCACAGCGGCAATACATCTGCATGACCTCCTTACTTCCTCCTCCGTACACGCATTCAAACCGTGCACAACTGCACCCTACTCGCTCGCACATGTCCACACCTACAACTCCCAAGGAGGCGCAGTCTTTGCAGTACAAGAGGACAAGGCTCTCCTCCACGTCTGGGCATGGCAAAAG GACCAAATGCATCTCAAGCTGCATCTGCCTGAAAAGATGACCTGCTTCACCGTCTCTCCCAACGGCTACTGGGCAGCAGCCGGCTCGCCCAACGGCCACATCTACCTCTGGGAACTATCTTCTGGCCTCTTGGTATCCTCCCATACCGCTCATTATAGGGCTTTGACCTCTTTGACATTCACTCCCGATTCTCGTCTCTTGATTTCCACATCGCTCGATTCTTCAGTGCATGTCTACCTCGTATCCCAATTGATCGATCCAGAGGATCCTAGTAAAGCGGGAAAGCCGTATGGAACGCTCAAGGATCATAATCTAGCAGTGAGGTGTGTCGgacttggaagagttgCCGGTAGCGAAGGGGGCAGATTATGGACTGCTTCAGATGATGGAACCGTCAAA ATGTGGTCCCTCCACCCTCCATTTGATCTTCTCTGCACATTCGTCCTTCCCGCCTCATGCATCCCTACCACGCTCGCCGTCGACCCTTCCGAACGATTCTTGTACGTAGGCAACACCCAAGGCGACGTCTACCACATCCCCTTATTCCGGAAACGAAACGTCGTTGGCGGTAACTCTGCTGCCCACGCCGCCGCCGCCCATGAGTTGGAGCCACAGCAGGACGAATGGGAAGCCGTCGGCGGAGGAGGTGCAATATCTGCACCTATCAGAACCACAGGCGCTGTCATCTCtgtcaacaacaacaacaacaatgACGCTAAAAAAGGTGCATCCGCCAATGCCGTCACCTCGCTCgctctttctctctcctccacccatCTCCTCGTCGGCACGTCTGCAGGCAACATCCAAATCCACTCTCTCCCCTCTCACCAGCATCTCCGTACCCTCTCCCCGCACGCCGGACCCGTCACGCATCTCAGCACACTCCTCCGTCCCGCCGATCTCGTGGGCAGCGTAGGCGCCAAAAGCGATGAAATACCCATCATGGAGATCAAACCCCTCGAACGGCTCAAAGGTCGTGCCCCCAGAGAATACCATGAACCCACCATCCACCTTCGTCCACCGTCATCCACCTCCGCCTCTCTTCTCACAGACCTTAAACCCCGCCGTGCATCACCCGCCAAGTTgggcggcggcggcggtCACTTAGTGGTAGATTCGTCAGGAGGAGCGGACGATCAGATGGCACAGTTGTTGGCAGAGAACAAGAGGTTGAAAGCAGCGTTTGACAGGGCCGAGAAGATTAATGAAAAGTTGTGGAACAAGGTGATGGATGTGAAATTGGGGACAAACGAGCAGTCATAG
- a CDS encoding uncharacterized protein (Similar to TIGR gene model, INSD accession AAW44096.1) → MDPNSIMTPATGAISSRFESQSAIDEARENRKKEWAEAYARIGQEPPPEEPETDYDARTLYERLQAQKDLKQEEWDSKMKLSNQWRGLNADEQRFLAEKEAEKRAEQKKLEEREAEEMRAYRERLAARNTSQADDSPPVIASIAKPAPPKKVPSKDVKKKDVKSLMKGVVVKKKPKAPVASSANKSFTAASEAAGKPDSPSSKPSEPEVDNKTGTKRAALSDVPDAEDGKRQKLEEGKA, encoded by the exons ATGGACCCCAACTCCATCATGACGCCTGCCACAGGCGCAATCTCATCGCGCTTCGAATCCCAATCAGCCATCGATGAGGCAAGGGAGAATAGGAAAAAGGAATGGGCCGAAGCATATGCTAG AATTGGCCAGGAGCCACCTCCCGAGGAGCCGGAAACTGACTACGATGCCCGTACTCTCTATGAGCGGTTGCAAGCACAAAAG GACCTAAAACAGGAGGAATGGGATTCGAAGATGAAATTATCAAACCAATGGCGAGGACTTAACGCTGATGAACAACGGTTCCTCGCGGAGAAAGAGGCTGAAAAGAGGGCGGAACAGAAAAAGCTGGAGGAACGTGAAGCTGAAGAAATGAGAGCATACAGAGA ACGGTTAGCAGCGAGAAATACGTCTCAAGCAGATGATTCGCCACCAGTAATAGCATCAATAGCTAAACCTGCTCCTCCAAAAAAAGTTCCCTCTAAGGATGTCAAGAAAAAGGACGTGAAATCGTTAATGAAGGGTGTGGTGGtcaagaagaagccaaAGGCTCCTGTGGCATCCTCTGCGAATAAATCCTTCACTGCGGCGTCTGAGGCTGCTGGAAAACCAGACTCGCCGTCTTCCAAGCCCTCAGAACCAGAGGTGGACAACAAAACCGGGACCAAGCGCGCGGCGCTCAGCGATGTTCCGGACGCCgaggatggaaagagacagaagttggaagaaggcaaGGCATAA
- a CDS encoding uncharacterized protein (Similar to TIGR gene model, INSD accession AAW44301.1), with the protein MSRRLDLSKFAGSDSEGEEDVPKHQLELTALKSKTFSQGITKKTKRDLEKEAEERKRIEEEKAAALVMAEIEREFEGSAEGSSSGHMGMRGFRGRPIGPGGGFVRAGGAPMGAPTSFAPPRGPAAMGYGRPKPMPVRAPSPPPPSGPKPRGKRAMDSFLEEIKHNQNAREQKFSQIAKKEGSSVTALAAWETGGSGFDHESTNLFISNLPQEISEEILGMHFAKQGPVATVKIMWPRGDEVFSQASARRGLTGFVSYMERKDAERAVKELDGSEWMGNSIRVGWSKPVAKPLKALFDITSDSHKRRRSRSRSRDRSPPRKKSHRSRSYSYSSSSSYSRSPSPKRTAKEKWLGSIPEEHQRFIKTVANRVKEHGKGFEGVLMEKEKENPKFAFLYDDKLPDYHLYQSTLSSAYRIPSPPPEAFNDDGYASMYSSDSAEDSEKERTSKGKLGRLARKRFEAMLRLMTGKRAEIARAMEFALKRAEAADEIADIICQSVQVDSTPVPRKIARLHLISDILHNSASSLPNVWRYRHAFEHRLPPVLAHLNTVEKSLMAYSGKISADVFRGQVGNVLDIWERWIVFNTDTAELFRAVLIGDKPLSALVKTPQGAWVDKAKLEAEEAQKKMEEEQNVQEEEDKFERSGFKSSFKRINPQAAPAPAPATASASASASAPVPGSVPSAVRSAFADEEDLDGEAMEDLDGEAMEDLDGEAMEDLDGEAMEDLDGDAM; encoded by the exons ATGTCCCGCAGACTAGACCTTTCCAAATTCGCAGGATCAGACTCggaaggcgaagaagatgtcCCTAAA CATCAACTCGAACTGACTGCACTGAAGAGCAAAACCTTTTCTCAAGGTATCACCAAAAAGACAAAGCGTGATTTGGAAAAGGAAGCAGAGGAACGTAAGCGgattgaagaggaaaa AGCGGCAGCACTGGTTATGGCAGAGATTGAAAGGGAGTTTGAAGGATCAGCCGAAGGAAGCTCTTCCGGTCACATGGGTATGAGGGGTTTTCGAGGAAGACCGATTGGGCCTGGGGGAGGTTTTGTAAGGGCCGGAGGGGCGCCGATGGGGGCGCCAACATCTTTTGCGCCCCCTAGAGGTCCAGCTGCCATGGGCTACGGTAGA CCAAAGCCTATGCCTGTGAGAGCACCTTCGCCGCCTCCACCCAGTGGACCAAAGCCAAGGGGCAAGAGAGCCATGGATTCATTCTTGGAAGAAATCAAGCA CAATCAGAACGCCCGCGAACAAAAGTTCAGTCAGATCgcaaagaaggagggaTCTTCAGTAACTGCCCTTGCAG CATGGGAAACTGGCGGAAGTGGTTTTGATCATGAA AGCACCAATTTGTTCATT TCAAATTTGCCTCAAGAGATTTCAGAAGAGATTCTCGGTATGCATTTTGCAAAGCAAGGACCGGTCGCGACTGTCAAAATCATGTGGC CCCGAGGCGATGAAGTATTCAGCCAGGCAAGCGCCCGACGGGGTCTCACTGGGTTTGTTTCGTATATGGAACGGAAAGATGCTGAACGGGCCGTGAAAGAGCTGGATGGGTCAGAGTGGATGGGAAATTCGATTAGAGTAGGGTGGAGTAAGCCTGTTGCAAAGCCCCTCAAGGCTCTTTTTG ATATCACAAGTGACAGTCACAAGCGAAGAAGGTCAAGATCACGATCAAGAGATCGCAGCCCTCCTAGAAAGAAATCTCATCGCTCCCGTTCATACTCTTactcctcatcatcatcttACTCTCGCTCCCCTTCGCCCAAACGGACTGCCAAAGAGAAATGGCTGGGCAGTATCCCGGAAGAACATCAGAGGTTCATCAAGACCGTTGCGAACCGCGTAAAGGAACATGGTAAAGGGTTTGAAGGTGTTTTgatggaaaaggaaaaggaaaacCCCAAATTTGCCTTTTTGTATGACGACAAG CTTCCTGACTACCACCTTTACCAATCTACACTTTCATCAGCGTACCGTattccttctccacctcccGAGGCATTCAACGACGATGGTTACGCCTCCATGTACTCTTCCGATTCCGCTGAGGATTCTGAAAAAGAGCGAACGTCCAAGGGTAAACTTGGCCGACTTGCGAGAAAACGGTTCGAGGCCATGTTACGATTGATGACTGGGAAACGGGCGGAGATTGCGCGAGCGATGGAGTTTGCGCTCAAACGAGCCGAAGCTGCGGATGAGATTGCAGATATCATCTGTCAATCTGTCCAAGTTGATTCTACGCCCGTACCACGAAAGATTGCGCGTCTTCATCTCATTTCGGATATCCTTCACAACTCTGCATCGTCTTTACCGAATGTTTGGCGATACCGCCACGCGTTTGAGCATAGGCTACCGCCTGTGTTGGCGCATTTAAATACAGTGGAGAAGAGTTTGATGGCGTACTCGGGTAAGATTAGTGCGGACGTGTTTAGAGGACAAGTGGGGAATGTGTTGGATATCTGGGAAAGATG GATTGTATTCAACACCGACACCGCCGAACTCTTCCGCGCCGTTTTGATAGGCGACAAGCCTCTCTCTGCCCTTGTCAAAACCCCGCAGGGCGCTTGGGTTGACAAGGCCAAATTGGAGGCGGAGGAAGCCcaaaagaagatggaggaagagcaaaATGTccaagaggaagaagacaaaTTTGAGAGGAGTGGATTTAAGAGTAGCTTCAAGAGGATCAACCCTCAGgctgctcctgctcctgctcctgcGACAGCATCTGCTTCTGCGTCGGCTTCGGCTCCTGTGCCGGGATCAGTACCGTCAGCTGTCAGATCTGCGTTTGcggatgaagaagatttgGATGGTGAAGCGATGGAAGATCTGGATGGTGAAGCGATGGAAGATCTAGATGGCGAAGCAATGGAGGATCTAGATGGAGAAGCAATGGAAGATTTGGATGGGGACGCAATGTAA